From the genome of Rhizobacter sp. AJA081-3:
AGCAGCCCGGGCACACCGTCGCTGCGGCTGGCCTGGAGGCCGAAACGCGGGTCGTAGAGGGTGAAGGCGGCGAGCACCGCGGCGACCAGCGCGGCCGGCATCAGGTCGCCCTCGAAGGCGCCGACCAGGCCGACCCCGCCGGGCACGGCCGGGCCCAGCGTGAGCGCGAGCCATGCCGCGGCCACCAGGCACAGCGGGTCGAGCAAGAGGAACAGCGCACCGCTCATCGAGACCAGGTGGTAGCTCAGGCGCGGCCGGAAGTCCGGCGGCAGCCAGTCGCTCGGCGCAGCGGATCGCGGCGAGGCCGCACTGGAATCAGGCGGGAGCATGGCGGCGTCGCTCAGAAAGCGTTCGTGCGCTTGAGCACGGCGGGCGCGGTGAGCAGGAGGATCTTCAGGTCCAGCCACAGCGACCAGTGCTCGATGTAGTCCAGGTCCAGCTCGACGCGGCGGCTGAGCTGCGCCGTCGTGTCCGTGGCGCCACGCGCGCCGTTGACCTGCGCCCACCCGGTGATGCCGGGCTTGACGCGGTGACGGTGCGCATAGAGGTCGGTGATGTCCTCGCCGAGGCGCTGCTCGGTGCGCATGTCGGTGGCGTGCGGGCGCGGCCCGACCAGCGACATCGTGCCCTGCAGCACGTTGAACAACTGCGGCAGTTCGTCCAGGCTGCTGGCGCGCAGGAAGCGGCCAACGCGGGTGATGCGGCTGTCGGCGCGGGCCGTCTGCTGCAGCCCGGTGGTGGCCGCCGCCGGGTTCCAGGTCATGGTGCGGAACTTGAAGATGTCGAACACGCGGTTGTCCAGCGCGTGGCGGCGCTGGCGGAAGATCACCGGGCCCGGGCTGTCCAGCCGCACGGCCAGCGCGATGACGGCCAGCACCGGCAGCAGCGCCAGCGTGATCAGGCTGCCGAGCAGCAGGTCTTCGGCGCCCTTGAGCACCGCGTCCCAGCGGCCGATCGGCCGGTCGACCAGGCGCTCCACCGGCACGCTGCCGCCGATCGCGTCGATGGCGCGCGGCGGGCCGAGCGGGCCGGCCAGGTCGGGGCACAGCCCGATCGGCACCGATAGAGCAGCCAGCCGCAACGCGATCGCGTCCAGCCGCAAGGGCGGCGCCTGCGGAAGCGTCAGCACGATCCAGTCGATGCGGCGTGTCGACGCCAGTTCGATGAGTTGCGCCAGCGTGCCGGTCAGGCCGGCCTCGTTCGGCGTGGCGCCGCGCAGCCGGTCGTCGAAGAGGCCGAGCATCTCGATGCGCCCTGTGCCGGCTCGGCCCAGCGCCTGCACGAGCTGCTGCGCCTGCGGCCCGGCACCGACCACGGCCACGCTCTCGGCGAGGTGGCCCTGTCGCTGCAGCCGGCCGAGCTGGCGGCCCACGGCCAGCCT
Proteins encoded in this window:
- a CDS encoding exopolysaccharide biosynthesis polyprenyl glycosylphosphotransferase, which translates into the protein MHISQPSPIAAALTTWPTLARRNPAALAADLLPLCDFASLLGMTSLASWLFGHWLISMGTGPDLAQAALAGSVLAPFMLYDKGFGTAARRGRMRSLLRAHVMRFALFALVLLSVAACSEKLEAIPPSHFALWLGAALLATGLTRLAVGRQLGRLQRQGHLAESVAVVGAGPQAQQLVQALGRAGTGRIEMLGLFDDRLRGATPNEAGLTGTLAQLIELASTRRIDWIVLTLPQAPPLRLDAIALRLAALSVPIGLCPDLAGPLGPPRAIDAIGGSVPVERLVDRPIGRWDAVLKGAEDLLLGSLITLALLPVLAVIALAVRLDSPGPVIFRQRRHALDNRVFDIFKFRTMTWNPAAATTGLQQTARADSRITRVGRFLRASSLDELPQLFNVLQGTMSLVGPRPHATDMRTEQRLGEDITDLYAHRHRVKPGITGWAQVNGARGATDTTAQLSRRVELDLDYIEHWSLWLDLKILLLTAPAVLKRTNAF